From the Lactuca sativa cultivar Salinas chromosome 9, Lsat_Salinas_v11, whole genome shotgun sequence genome, the window aacaaaggtttttcttatacttaaaattgttttatcaaacgaATTATTTTCAAATCGtcttataaactgacatcaagtcatcattttcttagttattaaacttttcaaaggttttaccaaacttcctttatacttttatattgttaaatgcatgcctatgtatgtatagttatataagtaatgtttaaaggacttaggacagctagctcactttatttccttttccccgtttggatgtggccttaggttatcggttattcgtccgaatttcgtctaaatattagttatatatcatgtgtacatatataaaaataaaagttcgttcagtcagttcagtaccttttggtagcaaaggcatactttcggttatacacatACATTACTAATagttataataggtatagttaggagatactacatactattccaagtacaaggaatcacacaggagtcagttcattcatgagtctatactaatacaatacTTACTATATGAAGTGATACAATTATAGAAATACAATTACTAgatatacgtttacatagatactatttcaaagatacaatacacgattaCAGAAcaaacataataaggtgctatagcatggaccaatacaggatctaattataccaatgaatcactaacgcattgttctaaacaaaaggtagcagttatattgggtatacatgatcatataatcataatgtgGATGTACACGACTTGTAATCATTgcaggggtcgcgtttggtttCCAGAATCTTTTGACAaggagagcgtttagtatgggttctagccatcacattataccttaataatcaTTTTAAGacaattagtacaatagtagtcacttattaccaatactacagtacttacactttaCATTCGACAAATACAAAAGGATacgatttaaataattatattatttctttatcacctttactttgtgacacattcacataaacgacgaggtagattatatttaataaatataatatttttccttattacctttattctgtgactcattcacataaacgatgaggtagactatagttttataataatagttatacaggGGAAAAACTGTCACATTCATAGTGAtgcatactttcaaaacagtcgagtcttggtagaagactactttttatactagtaggaaatatgagattttctagggttttcaaacgctTACAAAttcttaaaaacattttcatacgtatAAAAACTTTTCTTCAAAACAATCACAAGTCTTTCAGTACGAGTTttacaagtctttcattacaagttttacaagtctttcattacaagatttacaaatcaatgacactaaaatacttatgaattcaccagctttatgctgatactcgctttcaaaataacttgtattctcaggtgacaaatagacaggtacgacgaccagattttgtgaagacggagcagtcaagactcgtcttttatttttgattattcattatgttgttttatacgtTGAGAGAcgacactttcatttaaaattatactattaatgcaatggatgatgttgtttcttgtttactactttgcattgttgtgatactttacatgacgtcctccgccccagaacgtttccgtcgttctcggctttggggtgtgacacctagaCCACTCTAGAGTGCCAGCCTGGCCTGGCGCACTCCTGCCATGCTTGCCTGGCGTTCCCTTGCCATCCCTGCATGGTGCTCCCTTGCCAGCCGTGCTGGGGACTCTCCTACCGGCCCGGCCTaaggcctgacctaattccccctgacctaattgtcccctatataatgaacAGTACCTCCTCCATAGAGAGGGATCCTTCCCCTTGGCTCATCCGCCACCCTCCGCCGTCAACAACCATGCACCACCAGCACAAAGAATATCCTCTCTAGCTAAAGATGACCATCTCAGATCTACCAGATGATCTAACTTGACCGTTGGAGTCCGCTTCTGGGGCACAGTCCCTAGGGCGACTCTAACACATCTCTTTGATTGTGATGTCCAGATCTCCGCCATAGCAGAAGACTAGAAGAACCGCCGAAGGTCGATGTCGCATCAATAGTTTAAAACAAATCAATTATACTTTTGATTATTGATGCATTACGAGTTCAAATGTCTTTTCTTTATTTTCCTTGCAAGAAAGGATTATCAGGAGATGATAACAACTATGATCTTACACTAAGAAATGTCTCGTCACGAAAACTCTATCTCTTATAGCCAATATTATGCTAGTACgaaaaagataaaattatatattattttttattcctttaaacaaatttgattttttttactttGATTTCATGATATATTTCGTCTTCATTTTACTTAAATTATTTCATGATTTCTTTTAGATTCAAAAATTTCGAATCACCGActaaattttttatttgattattaataaccTAATTGGTAAAAACATATTGTATTTTATAAGTTCACTTATTACATTCAattgcatgattattattattcagTTTCTGGTTCAATCCAAGAACGCAATCTCCCCGCCATGGATAGACAATCAACGTTTAGAACTTAGGTGTATGCACGATACCATCCACCATTTCTAGAGAAATTAGAGGTTGATCCACCGGAACctggccaaaaaaaaaaaaaattagtgacaATATATGAATGTGTTGGAAATAAAATTACAAGCTGTGAAAATCTCTAGTCTAAGGAGTCATTAACATTATAGTTTCACAATTAGACGGGGCTTTCCATGTTTTTACAGGACTGTCCAATTGAAGCATTATATCATACATACGTGTCGGTTTGAACTACATCACGTCTTTAAGGACGTGATTAGACCGAGCTATATTTTGCGAAATTTAACCCTTAATTATCGGTTGGATTATTTTTTGTTTACTTTTCATGTTAAGTGTTGTTTTAACCATTCTAAAAATTTGATATATATGATATAATTCTATAactatatgatttttttaatataaataaaattttacaGCATGAAAAACACAATGTTTTACTAATTGGCTTGACATGGTTTGAGATTTGAGGTTATTGTCATGTGAGTACTTACACCATTTTGAACCTCGATTATAATGCATCGGTCTCCTGCCCGGTATCAGGCTCACCCCGAGCTTACCACATAAGATAAGTATATAACATACGTCGAGCTTACCCCGGCATCAGACCGAATCCcttaacacataacacatagcatataaGCTAACATACATTAGGTTtgccccggaacacataacacatggcatgcgtgaatcacaaagacatcaaacatAAATATACTCTTCTTGGGACCGCCCcagcattggaccgaagtccgaaaacataTACATCGGGCaaaccccggcatcggaccgaggtcATTATAGTTGGAAATGATTTTGCTCGATTTCAATACATCTAAACTCAGCTTGATGAAGCATTCAACATCAAAGATCTTGGTCCTATAAAGTGCTTTCATGGAATTGAAGTTGCAAAAACTGATGATGGGTTTGTTCTAAGTCTAAGAAAATACACTCTTGTCATTCTTGAAGATAGTGGAATGATGCGCAAGCCAAGTTCTTTACGAATCGAGCAAAACTTACACCTACACAAAGGAGAAAATGAAGACCAAGTTGGTGCTGGTGATCAATATTGTTGACTTGTTAGGCAATTACTTTATCTTCAAACTACATGCTCCAATATCACTTATGCTAACAACATTTTAAGTCAGTTTGTTGCTGACCCAAGACATAATCATATGGAAGCTGGAAATCGCGTCTTGAGATACTAAAAGGGCACACTAACACAAGGACTTCTTCTTCCTTGAGCTGGAGATCCAATTCATACTGCCTTTTGCGACTCAGACCGGCTTGTATGTCCTTGTACGAGACACTTGAGAAAATGTTACTTGCTTATGCTTGGAGGTGCTCCCGTCTATTGGAAAACAAAAAAGCAATCAATTTTGTCCTGATCTTCTATAGAGGCAGAATATAGGGTTATGGCTTATACTATTAGTGAAATATTATAGTTTCGATGGTTACTAAAGGAGGTTGGCATTGGTCTCGACACCGCAACTCCTATATCATGTGATAACCAGGCTGCTCAACATATTGCCAATAATCTAGTTTTTCGTGAAAGGACAAAACATGTTGAGATGGATAGTTTCTTTGTTCGTGTAAGAGCTAAGCCCAAAGAGATTATGCCTATGTTATTGACAGCAAGTTGTAGATTTCAGATTTATTCACAAAAGCTTTTGGCTCGCCCTGATTTCAGTTCCTTCTTGGCAAGATGGACATTACCAATCTCCATGATCCATCTTGAGGGGGAGTATTAGAAACAGTATCGTAATATGTCTTTTATATCTTTATCTTTCATTCATTTTAGCTTATCCTTTTATTTATCCTATGTGTTTACCATGTTTATAATATCTTGTATCCCTATATAATCATTTTCACGTTTTTGTGCTTGGGAGTTAAGCAAATAAAAACTTCAATTTCTGATCACTATCGATTTCTAGAGATGTAGGTTTCTTAAATGAATTGGTTTTTGGTTCTCGCAAATACTATAATCACAGGATTTTTGATAGTACTATTTTATATCTCTTTTCATCGGTTTGTTCACAAGATCCAaaaatttaaactataatagtTCCGGGTGATACTCTTAATTTTTTTCCCCTGAATTTGATTTGTTTTTTTGTAGGTCGTCActagttttataaaatttagcATTCCcaaaaaatgatgtttagataTGTATTTCGTAGTtaagtgtttatatatatatatatatatatatatatatatatatatatatatatatatatatatatatagtttaaaacaaaTCAATTATACTTTAGATTATTCATGCATTACGGGTTCAAATGTCTTTTCTTTGTTTTTGTAGAAAGAAAGGATTATCAGGAGACGTAACAACTATGATCTTACACTAAGAAATGTCTCGTCATGAAAACTCTATCTCTTATTGTCAATATTATGCTAGTAtgaaaaagataaaattatatattatttattactccttttaaacaaatttgaaaattttttacTTTGATTTCATGATATATTTCGTCTTCATTTTACTTAAATTATTTCATGATTTGGTATAGATTCAAAAATTTCCAAGCACCGActaaattttttatttgattattaataaccTAATTGGTAAAACATATTGTCTTTTATAAGTTCACTTATTACATTCAattgcatgattattattattcagTTTCTGGTTCAATCCAAGAATGAGATCTCCCCGCCATGGATAGACAATCAACGTTTACAACTTAGGTGTATTCACGATACCATCCACCATTTCTAGAGAAATTAGAGGTTGATCCACCGGAACctggccaaaaaaaaaaaaaaaactagtgaCAATATATGCATGTGTTGGAAATAAAATTACAAGCTGTGAAAATCTCTAGTCTAAGGAGTCATTAGCATTATAGTTTCACAATTAGACGGGGGCTTTCCATGTTTTTACAGGACTATCCAACTGAAGCATTATATCATACATACGTGTCGGTTTGAACTACATCACGTCTTTAAGGACATGATTAGACCGAGCTATATTTTGCGAAATTTAACCCTTAATTATCGGTTGGATTATTTTTTGTTTACTTTTCATGTTAAGTGTTGTTTTAACCATTCTAAAAAAatgatatatatgatataattctataagtatatgatttttttaatataaataaaattttacaGCATGAAAAACACAATGGTTTAGTAAGGCTTGACATGGTTTGAGATTTGAGGTTATTGTCATGTGAGTACTTACACCATTTTGAACTTCGATTATAATGTATATAAACTAATTAAAGTGGTATTTTGGTAAATctattcattttttatttatattttgttagTAATACAgtataattaataattttttattagaaTGAAGAATTCTGGACTGGGCTTTTTGGGTTCGAGTGACATGAAAAGCTGAAGACAAATACTTACATAATGTCCAGCCCCAAGAATCCAATAGAATGCAAAGTTCTGATATGACTTGTAGAAACCTTTGGTGGTGCTCTTATCTTCACCGCAGTACAATGGAGTCCTATTCAGGTTCATGTATTCCGACAAACCATCCCACCTGAACAATAAAACGAACCAACATATTAGCAACCTATAGTCTAATAATATTTACATCCCATACAATTAAAACACAGGAaaaagggtatatatatatagtccATTACTTTAGTTTTTTGATCCATGCTTCTGTCCCTTTTGTTGCACATACTAGATCAAGCTGTCACAAAATTAAAAGTTGCACAACATGTGATTCTTTGCATCTACTAATTAAGTAGTTGATTCTAATTGTCACTTGGCAAGATTTTCTCACCTGACCATTGAATACAGTCACATTTACACCCGTCAACAAAAGCTCATCAACCTGTAGAAATTAAAATATTGATCGATAAGCAGTTTGAGCATAAAGGACAAAGACAAAATTTGTTAATATCACAAACAGATGAGCCATGGAGGCTGATCATGAGTTCATGGCTAAAACAGGGATTGCTAAATGTTGAATATATAGGTTAAAAGCTACACCTCTGCGATTCTGGGTCTCATGTACTCGTATACCATGGAAAAATACGCATAAACATCTTGCTCTCCCCATCTAAATAAGATTCCGCTAATCATTAATATGATATCtataactaataaaaaacatACAAAAGAGCTTACTCTAGGTCAGAGGGAATAATCTTGAGCTTCTGTCTGATCTGATTATTCATTACGGAATAAAGGTCAGTTGCATTGGCTTCTGAGACCATGTCATAAGATTTCTTTCCCAATATTCTCGATGCTTTTGTCTTCAAAGAGGTCTGATCAGTGTATCCATCGTCCAACATAAAGTTGAAGAAATCCTATAAAAACCAAAATTTGGCTTAatcaaatgcatgcgttgagaaAAACACTTTTTAAACGATATTAATTAGATCACCATCTTACCACATTATTGCTACTTTCATAAATGTCTTTCATGAGATCGAACCATGAATATGCGGCTTCTTCGTACTGTCCATCTGCTATATGCTGCTGAATCTTTAAGGCGATGCTGCAAACAAAAGCATTATATATGTAATTTAGTAAGTTTTTGCGACGCTTTTCAAGATTAGTcgcttaaaatattaatttgaacCTATTAGATCGGTTCAAAGCAACATCGTCAATCCTCGAGACGTCTTTAAGTAATGGACCCCATGAAAGCTGCAAAATTCGGTCGATTATGTTGTTAAAAACATTTCAATGTTGACAATTAATCGATTATTCGGAACAAAAATGAGCGTGATGAGTTACCACATAATCTTCTGCAGAGATCCAACTATCGCCCAGTGCAACACCTATATCGAACAATAAGGTTTCTATAATTGACTTTTCAAATCATCGTACACGACCTTTTATTACACAAAAAAAAGAAAGACTTGAAAATTATACTACTAATAAACAATTTTTAACAAAATAAGTTTTTCATATGATAGAGTTTAATATTTAACTTTTCAATTTTTGTTTGAAGAAACGCTATTGTTATAATTTagacatgttttgtttttgtcaaTCTCACAAAAAACGATGGATAGTTTGGTATATAAAGCCCTAAGGATTTAGCTACAACATCCTAGACCTTGATCAGTTTCCAGAACTATTGGGTACGTTGTAGCTATTGGAAATCGTTTGTGCAGCTGTTGTTGACATCTTGTAGTGACCAAATACAGTTATTCAAAAGGACAACAAGAAGAATGAGATTATTtgcaaaaattaattaatatagtACGTACCTTCAAGTTGAAGATTGAGTTCTCCATTTTTGATGGCTTGTAGAATGGCAAGTGCAGTGGGGACAGCAGATTTACCTCCATAGGATTCTGCAAAAATGTATAGTGAACGCGATTCAATGGTCTTATTTCCGTTGTAGATCTCCTTCAACAATGTGATTACATCTGTTGCTGCTTCTAAGTCGGTATTAACAAACAAGCTCCCATCTTCCACATAACTATACCCGGTCCCAACCGGGCTATCCTAGAATCACAAAAGTAAGGGCATGACTTAATCAGATTAACTATCCTGTCTCTTCAAATACAATGAAAGCAAATTAAAGCTTGAATTAATCATACCACAAATAAGAGATCAGCCTTCTGAAGCCATGTCGAGTTTCTTGACTTCAAGTCAACATCCAAGGGCCCGATTGCTCCAAAATTTCCGTTGCCAGCTGCGGACTCATCCTGATACGGTAAACACATTTAGCTAGCCTTGATTAAACTATTAGGTGGTCATCATATATAGAACATGTTGCGGGATAAATGATGTCTAATTAACAAATATTTGTGAAAATGATTAGGATTTAGTGCAGGGGGAATTAAAGCCTTAATTCATCGACCttgtgtattatatatatataagtcgtTCTTTTTCAATTAAGTCAAGAGGAAGTATCATATATATAACTTACTAGCTAGCTAGCTAAGGTTCAGTCATGTCTCATTTGATTCATTAAATAGGAAAACGTTAAAACAATACCTCATTTTGATATGTTAGCAAGAGAACCGATATGAAAAACCAGTACTGGTGTTGGTACCCAGTAAATCAAACTACTACTAGTACTTTTTTTTTGGCAATATTAGCGGTTAGTGCAAAGCTATTGTCATCATGGGCCGAAAAACCTCAATAATGTATGGATACTTACCGGGATTCCATGGAGCCAGAGAATGGTTGGCCATGGTTTGGTTGGTTGTTTGGGTTTATTAGGACTTTTATACAGCCACCAAAACATATGCGCACCtaaaacaaaaacaacaaaaactgAAACATGAGTTCTTGCTAGCAATAAATTTAACCAAGTAAAGCTAAACACATACCTGGGCGAACTTCAACGTATCCCCATGTTTCGGAACCATCAATGGTTCCTGACGAACAATTCCCTGTTGAAGTAACCGAAGAAATGAAAGCTAAATGACATAGAAAAACAAGAACACAAGGATTTTTCATGGAGACCATCTTCATCTTGAATATGAAATAAAGTTCAAAAGAAGTATATATGTTATAAATAGGATGAAAACATAACACAAGAAGATTCTCCTCTTTGTTTACGGCTTAAAGCAAAAAACAGAACAAACTAATTGGATGATTAACACAAGAAATGAACTGTTATAATCCTCATAAATgattaaaattttgaaactttttggTGCAATACATATTGTTTGAACGTATTTTAGGAATATTTCAACAAAAATTCCTGCataaattattattaattaatcgGAACTCATGCATTTGTAGGATACGAAAATAAAATATTCAAATGAACAATCAACTGTAAACATTATCTAGTTGGAATAATATAATGAAGAAACTACACTACTAGAGAATCGGGAAATAGCGATGCCATTATCTGTCCGTATTCCGTCGGAAAAGGCCGACACCGATGGATTGCCGACGAAAAATGGTGGTCTCGTTTTGGCTTGTGGGTAAAGTATGCCGACGGAATCTCTACGGAACACCGACAATCTTTTTCCGTCGATAAATTACCGATGGACACCTATACAGACGGGTTTCCTTCCGATTATCGACGGGCCCCTCTTTGACCGACATTGACTTTACCAAAGATTACCGATGACACACATTACTGACAGAAAGTCCATCAatattgtaacacccgtttttcTGGACAAATTGAATTAAATGATCCTCACAACGTTGGATTTTTGAGAAAAAGGATCCCCACCACGTTTTCTATGcaaatatgaaattaaatgacATGTATTATCAAAGTTTAATTGGTCTGAAACTAGAAAACATTTCATACTTTGAttttaatttataagaaaaaGTTATTTATGCAAGTATTGAATCGCCATAGAGAGGTTAGTATATGATCACTCTATTGCTGTTGCTTGTTACTAATCTTTGACTAGATTATTGAAAAGTCAAATTAGTATAATAATCTTAATTTTTCTATATTCCTAAACAAAAGACACAAGGAATGAGAATTGTTTAAGAAGAGGGTGTTCATGGTTTATACAGGGTGCTTATTAATCGATTTTTCACCAAAATTCCAAATTAAGGTATGAAGTTGTTTATCGATGTGAATTTAAGTTTGAATGTAGTTGACCTTTATGTTATGAAATACAGACCCTGCCCTTGTTTGCTGATGAACGTGTGTTTTGATTTTTTTACAATAGAAACTTATCATGTTGGTAAATGTTTCTCCCTAATTCACCTTATAAGTCATTTCATTTATATGTATGTCGTCTCGTGTGGTCTTATCTCTAAGTGTTTTTATTTTTCATGGTATTTTTGGTACTTTTTGTATGGTTATGATGTGTTATGTATTTAAGTAAATTCCTATAAACCACTTTTCCATAGAAGGCATAGTCATTCGTCTTTTTGATTTGGATTTGAAGTGTTATGTcatgaattttttttatgttaGTCTTTTTATTTGGATTTGAAGTTTTACTGTATGATTGTATTTTCTTCCTATGAATTGCAAGTTAGGTAGTTTAAGTTCTCAACTTTACCAATTAAGTAGGTGGTATTGGAACTTGGAAGGGAGAAATGAAAAACTTCTTTTGAGAAGGTTTTAGATGTTGGTAAGTTGTATTTTGATTAATTATATTGAAAATAGCATGTATTAATGCAACTAGAGATTCTGTCATTGCTTACTAAAGTGTAATTAGGTCATTTTTCTCACCTCACAACCTATTTTTGTCTCTTTGCTGTTTGTGTTGGCTAGCTTTATTTGATTGCTTTTTACTACTTTCTGCAGGTGACAACGAACTTTTACGCGTTAAGGACGTTGCACAAGCAATGGCTTTATTAGAATTTAATTGTATGCATTTCTATGTATAAAACTAGGATAGGTAGTCTGATTCTGACATTCATTAGCCAACTATCTGTAGTGAAATTTGTAGTTTAGCTTATGAGAATTTGTAACAGAAAATGATTGGCTCAAGAGTTTGAGTATGtttcttaatttttttcaaaTGTACATTTATCCATGAAACCTTACATTCATCTCTTTTGGAATCGTGTGTGTCCATTTTTTAGATGGGTAAATGTCACTGTGACCCAATCAACTATCGGATTTTGTTTTAAAAGGTCCTTAATGTAATTTTTTTGCAGTTTAGAGGCATAAAATCAATTTTTACCTGCCAAAAAGGGAACTTGACTTGCAATTGCCGGTCTACTTAATGATTTAgcatttttcaataaaaagaaaattaaactATAATACACATCACTCGCATCCTCACCCACCACATAAGACTTTATGTTCATGTTCAAGCAAGACACCCACCTTCTTGATTCGCTCTCATCGACCTTCGCCTTAGAGATTAGCCTTGTTCTTATTAGGTTTCTCTCTTTACTTAGTATCCTAGGTTTGAATCTATTCTTCATTCTGATTTACATGGATGTACAACTCGGTGAAGCATCACAACAACCCAATAAGGATGTTACACAAAGGCTGAAGAAACTGATGGTCGGTGTGCAATCGGAGTTCAGAGGGCATGAGTCCGCAATAGGTTCGACTATCTTCTTCATTCCGATTTCACGTTTTTTTTGTTCGTTGATAATCTTGCTTGGAAGCCATGTGGAATCATTTTTCTCAAACCTAGAATTGTTTTTCGGGTATGTGGACGATTGTGGAGGAAGATGATGGTGATTGGTGGTGGTGTTAGAGGTTGAAGATGGCAGACGGTTTCCAAATCGCTTGGAGGTTGGAATCCATCTTGCTTGGAAGCTAGTGATTGAAGGGACGACGTGAGAGACACGCACAACAGCAACAAATAGCTTTGTTCATGACTCGAAGGGGAAGAGACCATCGGAACCCctatatctcgatttccaatTTCATTTGAGCCATACACACAGGATACATATTGCATCTATTTTCAACCAATTTAGCACAAGACATAACCATTCGAAGAAAAATTTGGTCTTCTACCGAGGCAAAGCCCCAAAACAAGTCTAAAACCAATTGGATCATGCATAAGTACAAGCTTGCTAATTCTATTAAGGTAAGAT encodes:
- the LOC128129248 gene encoding serine carboxypeptidase-like 51 encodes the protein MVSMKNPCVLVFLCHLAFISSVTSTGNCSSGTIDGSETWGYVEVRPGAHMFWWLYKSPNKPKQPTKPWPTILWLHGIPDESAAGNGNFGAIGPLDVDLKSRNSTWLQKADLLFVDSPVGTGYSYVEDGSLFVNTDLEAATDVITLLKEIYNGNKTIESRSLYIFAESYGGKSAVPTALAILQAIKNGELNLQLEGVALGDSWISAEDYVLSWGPLLKDVSRIDDVALNRSNSIALKIQQHIADGQYEEAAYSWFDLMKDIYESSNNVDFFNFMLDDGYTDQTSLKTKASRILGKKSYDMVSEANATDLYSVMNNQIRQKLKIIPSDLEWGEQDVYAYFSMVYEYMRPRIAEVDELLLTGVNVTVFNGQLDLVCATKGTEAWIKKLKWDGLSEYMNLNRTPLYCGEDKSTTKGFYKSYQNFAFYWILGAGHYVPVDQPLISLEMVDGIVNTPKL